A window of the Labrus mixtus chromosome 8, fLabMix1.1, whole genome shotgun sequence genome harbors these coding sequences:
- the rorcb gene encoding RAR-related orphan receptor C b encodes MRAQIEVIPCKICGDKSSGIHYGVITCEGCKGFFRRSQQNNAMYSCSRQRNCLIDRTNRNRCQHCRLQKCLALGMSRDAVKFGRMSKKQRDSLYAEVQKHQKSQECAGSGGGGPTSLSLTKEDGVCGSSREDAEEGLSRSYSTGGSSSTLSDLDDIAALPDLFDLPLTPEEASEYCSLELLGGGASTGNTSNSSSSSSSSSSLSNQNSPQQTMLDGGDSNGLQLLHTHSHTHLLGHTHALLDQLPDDCSITDLERITQSIVKSHLETCQYSAEDMKRFTWAQYTPEETRAFQNKSAEWMWQQCAHHITNAIQYVVEFAKRITGFMDLCQNDQIILLKAGCLEVLLIRMCRAFNVNNSTIFFNGKFAPAHFFKALGCDDLVSAVFDLGKGLCRLQLSDEEMALFSAAVLLSPDRPWLTEGQKVQKLQEKVYLALQHSLHNRGASDEKLDKMVSKLPTMKSICNLHIDKLEFFRLVHPETAYSFPPLYREVFGSEMSLPDSTNS; translated from the exons CTCAAATCGAGGTCATACCCTGTAAGATCTGCGGGGACAAGTCCTCAGGAATCCACTATGGAGTCATCACCTGCGAAGGCTGCAAG GGTTTCTTCCGCCGCAGCCAGCAGAACAATGCCATGTACTCTTGTTCCCGTCAGAGGAACTGCCTGATCGACCGAACTAACCGTAACCGCTGCCAGCACTGCCGCCTACAGAAGTGTCTGGCTTTGGGCATGAGCAGAgatg ctgtcaaATTTGGTCGTATGTCTAAGAAGCAGCGTGACAGCCTCTACGCTGAGGTGCAAAAACACCAGAAATCCCAGGAGTGTGCGGGCTCCGGAGGGGGAGGACCTACCTCTCTGTCCTTGACCAAGGAGGATGGTGTCTGTGGTAGTAGCCGGGAGGACGCTGAAGAGGGTCTGAGCCGGTCTTACAGCACCGGGGGCTCCAGCTCCACTCTCAGTGACCTGGATGACATCGCGGCGCTGCCTGACCTGTTTGACCTGCCGCTGACCCCCGAAGAGGCCAGCGAGTACTGCAGCCTGGAGCTGCTGGGCGGAGGAGCCAGCACCGGCAACACCTCCAACTCatcgtcctcttcttcttcctcctcatccttgtCCAATCAGAATTCCCCACAGCAGACTATGCTGGACGGAGGGGACAGCAACGGTCTCCAGCTCCTgcatacacactctcacacacatctgCTGGGACATACGCATGCACTGCTGGACCAACTGCCGGATGACTGCTCAATAACAGACCTTG AGCGCATCACTCAGAGTATTGTTAAGTCTCACTTGGAGACATGTCAGTACAGCGCTGAAGACATGAAGAGATTCACCTGGGCACAATACACACCTGAGGAAACGCGGGCTTTTCAAAACAAG TCGGCGGAGTGGATGTGGCAGCAGTGTGCTCACCACATCACCAATGCCATTCAGTATGTGGTGGAGTTTGCCAAACGCATCACTGGTTTCATGGACCTGTGCCAGAACGATCAGATTATTTTGCTGAAAGCAG GTTGTCTGGAAGTCCTGCTGATACGAATGTGCCGAGCTTTCAACGTCAACAACAGCACCATTTTCTTTAACGGGAAGTTTGCCCCGGCTCACTTCTTCAAAGCACTTG gttgTGACGACCTGGTCAGTGCAGTGTTTGACCTGGGGAAAGGACTCTGCCGCCTGCAGCTGTCAGACGAAGAAATGGCTCTGTTTAGTGCCGCAGTCCTTCTGTCtcctg ATCGACCCTGGCTAACAGAAGGCCAAAAGGTTCAGAAACTCCAGGAGAAAGTCTACCTGGCTCTACAGCACAGTCTGCATAACCGCGGAGCTTCTGATGAGAAACTGGACAAG ATGGTGTCCAAGCTGCCAACAATGAAGTCTATCTGTAACCTCCACATTGACAAACTGGAGTTTTTCCGTTTGGTCCATCCAGAGACCGCTTACAGTTTCCCACCACTGTACCGGGAAGTGTTTGGCAGCGAGATGTCTCTGCCTGACTCCACCAACAGCTAG